The sequence CAGTCACGCGAATGGCGCAAGGGCAGCGAAGAATTCGTTGTCAACCACGAAGGCGTCGACTACTTCCTGCAGTCAGAAGAAGAAGTCGCGTTGTTTCAGAAGGACGCCTATCGGTTCATTCCGCGGCTGCACGGCTGTGACCTGGTGGAACTCTTCAGCGAAAACCGTGCGACCATCGGAGCCATTGAATATGGGGCCGTCTACGATGGCCAGTTATTCTTTTTTGCGAGTCTGGAAAACAAAACGCGATTTCAGCGTGACCCGTCGTGGTACCTGGACGTGACGGCTGACGGCTGTCCCGACAATGCGGACGCTTTTCCGTTTCTGCATTCATCCGGCTACGAATAGCACGCTGCAGAAACTGTGACAGTCGGTCTGCGGGACCTGTCGTGCGGAAAGCTGGCGTCTGAAGCGTCAGTGGCCGCTTCCGTCAGGGCTCATCCGACTCAAGGCCCAGCGTTCTTAACCGCCGATAAAGTTTCGGGCGAGTCAGTCCCAGCCGGCGAGCGGCTTCGGCTTTGTTGCCGTTGCAGATCTCCAGCGTGCGCTGCAGGACTTCCGATTCGAAGCGAATCAGGATTTCTTCCAGCGATCGGGCAGCCACGGGCGCAGCGGGCGGGTGTCGCTGAGCTTCCATGCCGACGCGAAATGTGAACGGCAGATCCGAGACTTCCAGTCGTTCTCCGAAACAGGTCTGGCACGCCTCATAGATGACCTGTTTGAGTTCCCTGACGTTGCCGGGCCAGCGGTAGGCGGTCAGTTCGGCAGCGGCCGTTTCGCTGATCGATTCGGCCGACGTGTTGTGCAGTCTGTGGCAATTCTCGACGAAATGCTGAGCCAGCAGCAGCACGTCCGACCCGCGCGCGTGCAGCGAAGGCAGGACGATCTCCACCGTGGACAGCAGTTGCCGGAACTCGGGAAGAATCCAGCCTTCCTGCTCCGGCTGCAACAGCGGAACTTCGGAGGTCGCGGCCAGCCGAATCGACGCGGCTTCCGTGTGAAGATTCTCCAGCAGCCAGTGCTGGACTTCTCGCGGCATCCGATCGGCATCAACGAACAGCACCGTGCCGACCGGATGGTGAGCCGCACCGGCATCCGCGGTGCGGCGTTTGCCAAGTTGTCGCAGCGCGGTAAACAACTGCTCGGACGAAAGCAGCCGGCAATGCAGGGGTACGATGGCATCTTCCATATGCCGGCCCGCCACATGAATCGTCTTTGCCAGGTGTCGGCGACCACTGCCCGGTGGACCGATAATCGTGAATCCGCAGTCGGCGTCCTTCAGCAGGTGAGCCTGTTCGATGGCTCGCTGCATTGCCGGATCGCGGCCGAGAACAGAAGTTATCCCGAATCGGTTTCGGAAGTCGAGACGCAGTGCGGTGATCTCCGCGTGCAGCGACTGGCTGAGCTGCCGGGACGTGATCGTGTCTGCGGAATCGGCCGGCTGCACACTACTAAAGACGATGACTCGGCTGACAACGCCCTCTTCGTCTTCTACGGGAAGGTGGCAGATGCGAGTCTGAATCGTGCCGCGGCCCGCCAGCGGAAGTATGGCGTCGGCGAAGTGAATGTGTCCCTGCAGAACAGCGGCGGGCGGAGCGATCGCCGATGTCAGCAGATCGATCGGCTTCGCGTCCGGGGCAACGGCGAGTTCACAGACCAACCCTTCGACTTTCTCCGGCGGCCATTGCGTCTGCTGCTGCATTCCGGGGCTGAAGAACCGCACGCGACGGTCCGCATCCAGCACGCACACCGCTGACGCGGAGTTTGCCAGAATCGCATCAACCAGATTTCTGCGGCGACGAGTTTTCACAATCGTTTCACTGACCTTCACGCGGCACCGCAGACGACAACAGCGGACTGGGAATCGCCCGCACGCAAATCAGCCCCGCAACAAACGGCGCGAAGGCAGCACACAGATCAGCGGCAGCGTCACGGCAGCCAGCAGGAATCCGCCGCTCAGAACCCGCGCGCGGCTGCGCAGTTCTGTTTCCTCATTGAAAGACTCACCAACCAGCGCGTCCGTCCCGCAGGCGACGCCGCTGACGCAGATTCCAATCGCCAGCGCGGGCAGAGCGAACACAATCCCGAAGTCCACCAGAAACCATGATGCGGAGACCGCGACAAATCCGGCTGCCAGAAACGGAATCAGCAACAGCGTGTATCCGGTGTCCGGACTGATGCGATGAAACAAAGCCGCAGCCGACCGGCAGACCGACAAACAGGGCTACCGGCACACCAGCGGACTGGTCGTCAGTGTGCAGCGAAACAGCGATTCAAACAGCACACCCCACAGCACCAGGTTCCCGGTCGCGGCGATGCAGCATCCCAGCCAGAACGGCATTGGTCGAACCACCTTTGTGCCGCAGCAGGATTGTTCCTCGCAGTCGGTCGTCTCGTGCGTCCCGTTGCCCGCACTCGCGGCGCAGGAATCCGACGAAGACGCGACCGGCGCAAGTCCCTGCTTCAGCAACCCCGACACAATTGTCCGCGGAAGTTCGCCGCGCAGTCGGGAGATTCGCCCTGCCAGCAGCAACGCGGCGATTCCGATCACTCCCATCGCCAGCAGGGCACCAAATTCGTACTTCTCTTCCTTAGTCTGTGCCGCTGCTTCCGCAGCGGGATCCTCGATGTCCATAGCGGGTGACAGGGAGTCCCCGGGCCATTTCAGATCCGCGTCCCAGCCAGGCAGAACGCACGACACGATACCGGCAATTGCGGCGGCGATGAAGAAGCTGAGATTCAGCCGGTGCATTCCGTGCCAGCGATCGGTGTTCGACAGTGAGGCTTTCATTAACTCCCCGGCTGCCGACCAGCGACCGACGATACCCACACCAAAAACCAGCAGGCCGATTCCGAAGACCGCGACGTAATGCGCCAATGGGACAGTCAGTGCTCCGACCGCTATGCAGAGGGTTGCGAAGAGCCAGACTTTTTGATGCCGCCGGACGGCTTCGTCAATCGAAGAATCGTCCGGCGCGTCGGCATCCGTCCGATGACGTTTTCGAGGGCCGAAGGGATAGTTCACCAGATGCTGCTGCAGAAAGATGCCGACTGCCATTTCCAGCAGCAGCGGCATCGCAATCGGGCCCGTGAATGTTCGTGTCTGGTTCCCCGGAAGCACCGTCGAAATGACACCGACCCATAGCGCCAGAGGAAGGATGGCCGCGAAGCCTTCCAGAGCCCGACTGGCGATTCCCAGGCGGATCATCGCCGGGCGCGTGGTGCCGCCGTCGGCGCGCTTTACCTGATCGGTCATTGACGCTCTGAATTCTGAGTCGACAGCGTCGATCATGGGCGGCTTCCGTCCGGCAATCCTGCGAAGGTGCGATCATACGACAACGGGCTTCGGCGGACGAGTGGTCGGTCAGCCGTGATTCGACGAATGCAGATCCGCGCCGGATGTTCTCCCTGGTACGATTCGCTCACCATGGGCTGGATTCTTCGGGAGCGTCCGGGCTTCCGACGGAGTCGATCGTGCCGTGCGTCACACAAGTCCCCGCTTCTTTCGAATAGCCCATTCGGCGGTCAGAAGCAGCACGAACAGCAGCAGCGTGTACCAGTTGTCCCACAGGCTGATGCGCTGGGAGCGTGTTAACGCCAGACTGGGAAGTCCGTTGTCCGCCCACTGCTGCAGGCGTTCCAGCAGTGCGTCGGGGGTCAGGAAATCGCCGCCGCTGCTGTGCGCGAGTTCTCTCATCAGACCGGGATTTGCGGCCGGATTGTCGAGTTCCGGATCGCGTTCGTTGACCAGAAACCGTGTCGCGGCGCGCGAACCCACCGGCTGGCCGCCGACGGACGCGGTAACGTAGGCCCAGTAGTCTCCGGGCAGTGTGGTGCTTTCAAAGTCGGCTTCGCCCTGACCATTCACACTGCGCGCGGGCAACTGTTCTCTGCTGCCGTCCGGCAGCACGACGCTGACGTCGTACACTGCGTCCGTCAGCGGCAATCCGTCGGCATTGCGGGCTCCGAACATCAGTTGAGCACTCCGTCCGGGCATCAGGTCGCGCGGTTCGACGTTGACCCACACGGGTGAGTTGCTGTCGTCGTCCTTCTTTGTGATCCAGAAAATGACCTGCCGCCAGAATCGCTGATACGCTTCCGCTCCCCAGTCTTCGTGAACGTACCATTGCCAGGTGGTGTCGCCGGCGAACGCCAGAACCCGCGAACCTCCGACGTTTTGTCCGATCAGCAGCGGAATTCCCTGAGGAGATTCTGCCAGAACCTGCGCTAATGACGCCTGCTTCGGGAGCAGCAGAGTGGCTCCGCTTAGCGGCGGCAGTTGTTCCCAGCGCTGCCGATTCATTTCCGGTGACGCGATCTGCAGCATCGAACTTGTGCGGCCCAGCGCCGTGGGGAGCATCTGGATCGGGTCGTTCAGTTGTTCGTCCGCATCTGTCATGGCGACGGGAAGCAGGTTGGCCAGCGGAGTCCGGTGATATCCTCCGGCTCCGAAGTTGTCGTATCCGCCGGTCATCATCAGTCCGGCGCCCGCGTCGCAACACCGACGGATTGCTGCGAGTCGTTCGGGACCGAAGATCGCTGCCGGAACATCGCCGATGATGAACGCGTCGTAGTTTCCGGGTTTGAACCACTCGTCATCGAACTGATTGCGATCGGCGAATCGTCCCTTGCGAATGGGCTGGAAATCCAACTGAATGCGGCTGCTGACGGCAATTCGGTTCAGCCAGTGCTGTTCCGGCCGGATCGTGTCGAAATATGCGACGCGAATCCCGCCCTGGCGAACGCGGATGATCGTTTCAACGGCGTTGTTCGTCTTGCGAACTTCATCGCTGAGCGGAACGGCTTCCACCCGCAGCTTCAGTTCTCCGTCGTGCTGCGGTACGAACTGCAGATCCAGGACGGTATCGTCGGCCTGCGTCTTCGCTGTATGAACCAGCAGCGTGCGATTCTGCTGATCGCGGGGAATCGGCTGCATCGTGCCGGAAGTTCCGTCCTGCTGCACCAGACTGTCTTCGATCAGCACCCGGACAGTGACTTCGCGGCCGGCGATTCCCAGTGACTTCAGCCTCACCCGCAGCGGCACAACGTTGCGGACGAAGACGTCGCGACTGACATCCAGTTCGCTGACAGCGACATCCAGCGAGTTGCCGGTGATCTCGCCGCTGCCGAATACCACGCCGTAAATCGGACTATGCTGCCGGCCGAGAATCTTCGCCGGCTGAACCGGATTAATATCCTGCCGACCGGTCGACGTCTGTTTGCCGTCCGCCAGCATCAGAATTCCCGCTACGCGGTCCGATCGGGACTCGTCGGCCAGAGCCTGCAATGTCCAGCCGATGGCCGTGGATCGTCCTTCGACTTTGTCCGGCAAATTCGCGGCGGCCGACATTTCGTCCGCAAAGACTCGTGTTCGGATTTCGACCTGGTCCGACAGCCGTTCCAGCAGCGGTTCGGCTTTCTGCAATAGTTCCCGCATGGCTTCCAGACGCGTGACTCCGCCGGGGCCATCGGGCGTTTCCATGCTGCGGCTGATATCCGCCAGCACGTACAGCACCGCGCTGGACTTGTCCTGACGGTCAACGGCGAACGTGGGCCGCAGCATCCACAGCATGAGCAGCAAAGCGATCGCCAGCCGCAGAAACAGCAGCGTCCTTTGCCAGGGCTTCGAAAGCTGCCGCACTCGGCGCGGATACCCGACAGCGACTGTGGCAAACATCGCGGCGACAGCCAGCAGTAAGACAGGCCACGGCCAGATCGGGTCGACGGAAAAATTCATAGATCGCTGTCAGGTCTGATGTCCGAACTTCCAACTCTGCGACGCCCCCGGAAACGGAACAGGCGACGGGGCGGATACCGGCCACGGGACACCTGGCGGCACGGTTCTTCCATGGCGGTCACCTCGTGCGAAGTTTTTTTCAGGAGCCACCGGGCCTTTCCTTCAGAAGCCGGACGAATCGAGCATGTTCCTGGGACGCTGTGCCTCGCTGGCTTGCTTC is a genomic window of Planctomycetaceae bacterium containing:
- a CDS encoding helix-turn-helix domain-containing protein; this translates as MKTRRRRNLVDAILANSASAVCVLDADRRVRFFSPGMQQQTQWPPEKVEGLVCELAVAPDAKPIDLLTSAIAPPAAVLQGHIHFADAILPLAGRGTIQTRICHLPVEDEEGVVSRVIVFSSVQPADSADTITSRQLSQSLHAEITALRLDFRNRFGITSVLGRDPAMQRAIEQAHLLKDADCGFTIIGPPGSGRRHLAKTIHVAGRHMEDAIVPLHCRLLSSEQLFTALRQLGKRRTADAGAAHHPVGTVLFVDADRMPREVQHWLLENLHTEAASIRLAATSEVPLLQPEQEGWILPEFRQLLSTVEIVLPSLHARGSDVLLLAQHFVENCHRLHNTSAESISETAAAELTAYRWPGNVRELKQVIYEACQTCFGERLEVSDLPFTFRVGMEAQRHPPAAPVAARSLEEILIRFESEVLQRTLEICNGNKAEAARRLGLTRPKLYRRLRTLGLESDEP
- a CDS encoding glutamine amidotransferase, whose translation is MNFSVDPIWPWPVLLLAVAAMFATVAVGYPRRVRQLSKPWQRTLLFLRLAIALLLMLWMLRPTFAVDRQDKSSAVLYVLADISRSMETPDGPGGVTRLEAMRELLQKAEPLLERLSDQVEIRTRVFADEMSAAANLPDKVEGRSTAIGWTLQALADESRSDRVAGILMLADGKQTSTGRQDINPVQPAKILGRQHSPIYGVVFGSGEITGNSLDVAVSELDVSRDVFVRNVVPLRVRLKSLGIAGREVTVRVLIEDSLVQQDGTSGTMQPIPRDQQNRTLLVHTAKTQADDTVLDLQFVPQHDGELKLRVEAVPLSDEVRKTNNAVETIIRVRQGGIRVAYFDTIRPEQHWLNRIAVSSRIQLDFQPIRKGRFADRNQFDDEWFKPGNYDAFIIGDVPAAIFGPERLAAIRRCCDAGAGLMMTGGYDNFGAGGYHRTPLANLLPVAMTDADEQLNDPIQMLPTALGRTSSMLQIASPEMNRQRWEQLPPLSGATLLLPKQASLAQVLAESPQGIPLLIGQNVGGSRVLAFAGDTTWQWYVHEDWGAEAYQRFWRQVIFWITKKDDDSNSPVWVNVEPRDLMPGRSAQLMFGARNADGLPLTDAVYDVSVVLPDGSREQLPARSVNGQGEADFESTTLPGDYWAYVTASVGGQPVGSRAATRFLVNERDPELDNPAANPGLMRELAHSSGGDFLTPDALLERLQQWADNGLPSLALTRSQRISLWDNWYTLLLFVLLLTAEWAIRKKRGLV